CCGGAGAGCTGCTTGCACAGGTCGTCGGAGAGCACCTGCATGTAGCGGGCGAGGACGACCAGCTCGACGTTCTCCTCGCGGACCAGGTCGAGGAGTTCCGCCTCGGCCTCGGCCTTGGTGTCCTTGGTGACCGGAATGTGGCGGAACGGGACGCCGTACGAGCCGACGAGCTCCTCGAAGTCCGTGTGGTTGGAGACGACGGCGACGATCTCCACCGGCAGCGCGCCGATCCGCGAGCGGAACAGCAGGTCGTTCAGGCAGTGCCCGAACTTGGAGACCATGAGCACGACCCGCATGCGCTGCTCGGCGAGGTGGATCTGCCACTCCATGCCGTAGGAGTCCCCGACCGCCGTGAAGCTCGCGCGCAGCTTCTCCACGTTCACCGGGGCCTCGGCCGAGAAGTGGACCCGCATGAAGAAGAGACCGGTGTCGCGGTCCCCGAACTGCTGGCTGTCCTCGATGTTGCACCCGGTGATGAACAGGTAGCTCGACACGGCGTGCACGATGCCCTTTTTGTCCGGGCACGAGAGGGTGAGGACGTACTGGTCGGTCATCCCGTCAGCCTGCCATACCGGGGAGGCCCGCGAGAGCCACCGTCCGGCAGGCGGAACGGCTCAGGACCGCGTCATGATATTGAGCACGTCGAGGGAGCGCGGGGGCGCGTCGGGATCCTCCCCGTCGGCCTGCGCCATCCGTACGTGTGCCTCGCGGGCGGCCCGTACGGCCTCGGGCCAGCCCTGGTGCTGCAGGTAGGCGGAGACGGGTGCGTCCGGGCCCACCTGGTGCATGATCCGCAGCACGCGGAGCACGGCGACGTCGACGAGGGCGGCCTCGCCGGTGTCGCGGAAGACCGCGCCCACGTACTTCTCTGCGGACCAGTTGTCGAGCCAGGTGTCCTCGACGAGGCGGTAGACGGCGTCGGTGACGTCGCCGTATCCCTCCTGGCCGGCCAGCCAGGTCGTCTCGTGGAACCCGGGGTCGGAAAGCATGTGCAGCGCGGAACGCACGTTGATGCGCCAGCGCCACCACGGCATGTCGTTGAGCGGCATGCCGCCCATGGTGGAGGAGCGACGGCCGCGACGGGAAGAGTTAACCGAACCGGAGACTGGACTGGACACGTTTCGATCGTACGTTCCCTTGCCAGATAAGCGGACTCGCCCCCTCCCCATCACCGCCCGGCCCCCGTAATTCACCTTTACGTCACCCTTCGTTGAACCGCGCTCACTCCCGCGTTACCCGTGAGGCGGAAATGTGCATGCCCATGACCGGTAGGCGACTGACCTCACTCCTCGCGTACGTCACCACCACGGCGGCCGGAGCGTCGCTGCTCACCGGGTGTGGCGTGCTCCCTGGGGCCACGGGGGGCTCCAGGGAGCCCGTCACGGTGATGACCTGGGCACCCGACCAGACCCAAGCGACCAACATGCCCGGAATGCCTGCGATGGCGCAGGCCTATGCCCGCTGGGTCAACTCCCAGGGCGGCATCGACGGCCACGAACTCCGCGTCCTCACCTGCAACGAACAGAACACCAGCGCCGGCGCCGCCGCCTGCGCCCGCCGGGCCGTCCGAGAGAACGCGGTCGCGGTCGTCGGCTCGTACAGCCAGAACGGCAGCTCGTTCATGGCCCCGCTGGAAGCCGCCGGCGTCCCGTACATCGGTGGCTACGGCATCTCGGAGGACGAGTTCACCAGCTCGCTCTCCTACCCCGTCAACGGCGGCCAGGCCTCCCTCATCGCCGGACACGGCATGCAGCTCGCCGAGTCCTGCCGCAAGGTCTCCCTCGTCCGGCCCGACACCGTCGCCGGCGACCGGCTCCCCGACCTCCTCAACTCCGGCCTCCGCAAGGCGAGTCACCGCAGCGCGATCGACATCCCGGCGGTCGAGGACGCCGGCGAGTACACCGAGCAGGCCGGCCGGGCCCGCGACAAGGCCGGCGACGAGAAGGGCTGCGTCACCGCCGTGCTCGGCGAGCGGACCCAGACCTTCTTCGACTCCTTCCGGCGCCTCCCGGAGGACGGGAAGAACGGCGGCTCCGGCAAGAAGGGCGACCCCGTCCGCATCTCCTCCGTGCTCGGCAGCGTCGCCCAGCCCGTCATCGACCGCACCGGCGGCGCCCGCAGCCCCTTCGAGGGCGCGTACGTCACCGGCTGGTACCCGGAGGCGGCCGACAAGAGCTGGGCGCCGATGCGCAAGGTCATCCAGGAGCACGCCTTCGCCGACAACCGGGTCGACCCGGCCGACGCCGGCGTCCAGACCACGTGGATCGCCTACACGGTCCTCAAGTCGGTCGTCGAGACCCTCGACAGGGACAAGATCACCGCCGAGCAGATCACCCACGCCCTCGACCGGGGCGCGCGCATCGACACCGGCGGACTCACCCCCAGCCTGCGCTGGATGTACGAGGACCTGCTCGGCGCCCCCGGCCTCATCCGGGTCGTCAACCGCGAGGTGACGTTCCAGGTGGTCCGCCAGGGGCGGCTCGTGGCGCAGAAGCCCGGCTTCGTCGACGTCGGCGAAACCGTCCTCAGCGCCCCGTAACACGCTCCCCTAGAGCTGGGTGGGCGTCCGCTTGTCCAGTCCGTACTTCGTGGCGGTCGGGTTCCACAGCCCGGCCGCCTGCTTCTTGGCGGTGGTGGCCTCGCCGCTCTTCTTGTTGGCCTCCACCAGATGACCGGTGCTCTTGGCCTTGCCGCCCTTGCAGGCCTTCTTGGCCTTCATCTGGACCGCCCAGGCCGCGTAGTGGTCGTCCGCCGAGGCCGAGGCCTGCCAGGCCTTCGTCAGCGCGGCCGTCAGCTGGGGGCTGTTCGGAAGCTTGTCCACCGAGAGCGTCTTGAGCTTGGTCACCAGGCCCCGGCGCTGGTCGGCGGCGCCCCGCAGGTCCTTCGCCGCCTGGTCGAGGTCCTTGCACTGCTGGATCTTCGCGACCGAGCTGATCACCGTGTCACGGCTGCTGTTGCTGGTCGCGAGGAGCTTGTCCAGCTCCTTGGCCTGCGGCTCCGCCGGGTCGGCCGGCTTCTCCGCGGGCGCCTCGGTGGTGGCGGAGGGCGCGGCGGAGCTCGCCGCGACGTTCTGCCCGGGAGTCTTGGGGTCCTTCGGGTCGTCCTCGCCGCTGAGCAGCATCCCGGCGCCGAGACCGACGACCGCGCAGCCCACGACGACGGCGGCGATCAGCGCGACCGGCGACTTACGGCGCGGCGGCTCGGGCTCGTCGTCGTAGTACGCGTCCTGGTAGGCGTACTGCTGCGGCGGCTGCGGCGGCTGGTAGCCGTGCTGCTGCGGAGGCGCCTGGTGCTGCTGGTGCTGCTGCTGCTGCTGGTACGGCGGCGGGGCGGGCTGCTGGTGCTGCTGCTGCTGCTGCTGCGGCTGGTAGGCCTGCGGCGGCTGCGGGGCCCGCGGAGCCTCCGTACGGAAGAGGTTGTCGAACTCGGCGGGCGGCTGCCGCTCACCGGTTTGCTGAGCCTGCGACTGCGGCGGTACGGGCGCGATGTACTGGGTCGCGTCCGAGGCGCCCCCGGGCTGCCCGGGCAGCTGGCCCGGGAGCGGCCCCGTCCCCAGGAACTGGGTGTTCGCGCCCGCGCCCGGGTGCGGCGGCACGGCCGCGATGTGCTGCGTCGCCTGCATGTCCCCCGCGGCCTGGGCGGCCGGCGGCGGGTACCCGTACCCCGGCTGCGGGGCCTGCACCGGCGGCATCGCACCGGGTACGGGCGCGATGTGCTGGGTCGCCTGCATGTCGGCGGCGGCCTGGGCGGCCGGCGGCGGGTAGCCGTACCCGGGCTGCGGCGGGAGCTGCTGCGGTATCGGCGCCTGAGGCGCGGCCTGCGGCGGGATCTGCTGCTGCGGGACCGGCGGCAGGTACTGCGTGGACTGCATGTCGGCAGCGCCCGGCGTCGCCTCAGGGGGCAGCGGCTGCGCGGGCGGCAGCGGCTGCCCGCCCGGCTGACCACCGGCGGGACCCCAGGCGCCGTCCCACGGCTGAGCTCCCCCGTGGGCACCGTCGTGCGCGGGGGGCACCGCCGGGTACTGCGGCTCCGGACCCTGTCCGTTCTGCGTCACCGGGACTCC
The sequence above is a segment of the Streptomyces sp. NBC_01255 genome. Coding sequences within it:
- the purU gene encoding formyltetrahydrofolate deformylase — protein: MTDQYVLTLSCPDKKGIVHAVSSYLFITGCNIEDSQQFGDRDTGLFFMRVHFSAEAPVNVEKLRASFTAVGDSYGMEWQIHLAEQRMRVVLMVSKFGHCLNDLLFRSRIGALPVEIVAVVSNHTDFEELVGSYGVPFRHIPVTKDTKAEAEAELLDLVREENVELVVLARYMQVLSDDLCKQLSGRIINIHHSFLPSFKGAKPYHQAHARGVKLIGATAHYVTADLDEGPIIEQEVERVGHEVTPDQLVAVGRDVECQALARAVKWHAERRILLNGRRTVVFA
- a CDS encoding SCO4402 family protein; translation: MGGMPLNDMPWWRWRINVRSALHMLSDPGFHETTWLAGQEGYGDVTDAVYRLVEDTWLDNWSAEKYVGAVFRDTGEAALVDVAVLRVLRIMHQVGPDAPVSAYLQHQGWPEAVRAAREAHVRMAQADGEDPDAPPRSLDVLNIMTRS
- a CDS encoding ABC transporter substrate-binding protein, which translates into the protein MTGRRLTSLLAYVTTTAAGASLLTGCGVLPGATGGSREPVTVMTWAPDQTQATNMPGMPAMAQAYARWVNSQGGIDGHELRVLTCNEQNTSAGAAACARRAVRENAVAVVGSYSQNGSSFMAPLEAAGVPYIGGYGISEDEFTSSLSYPVNGGQASLIAGHGMQLAESCRKVSLVRPDTVAGDRLPDLLNSGLRKASHRSAIDIPAVEDAGEYTEQAGRARDKAGDEKGCVTAVLGERTQTFFDSFRRLPEDGKNGGSGKKGDPVRISSVLGSVAQPVIDRTGGARSPFEGAYVTGWYPEAADKSWAPMRKVIQEHAFADNRVDPADAGVQTTWIAYTVLKSVVETLDRDKITAEQITHALDRGARIDTGGLTPSLRWMYEDLLGAPGLIRVVNREVTFQVVRQGRLVAQKPGFVDVGETVLSAP